In Bdellovibrio svalbardensis, a single genomic region encodes these proteins:
- a CDS encoding S1C family serine protease: MIQQKKSFAEQARDATKAVVRIHVQGFSETDPRSILDPRFVVPEEWSGSGFFINHNGEDGYILTNSHVARNSVRLQIRSILTSDEPFNVEVLGIVEDLEPDVALLRLTNSDKKRFLKYSGLKRIPALKLGFSVDVRRGDEVKTIGYPLGVDEPHFSGGEISNFIAGSGDTTERMVTDAAINLGNSGGPALVRGGWVVGINTAVIEGAENFGFITPIHLAKNVLDVFSRKRKAGLPRLGVLIQKNSAPNAASLKTANAEGVIVRKVLAGSPAEAMGLKARDLVLAINNENLDRHGNILAVSKSRKRNIYDILHGIAEGKPVSVKIDRAGKILRFKKNLFYWNPDEISQKPVLVDREFMSFGGLILQEVCADIVSALISFGYNRDIILKDFYMGGSKLVVTHVSSGSLAEEMGLYVSDFVVAAQREKVRDLKSFFLILHDAKKNKQRHVLLEFASGAIGNFEFKHLAPDELFVQRIQPTELKI; the protein is encoded by the coding sequence ATGATCCAGCAAAAAAAAAGCTTTGCAGAGCAAGCACGGGATGCAACCAAAGCGGTTGTACGAATCCACGTTCAAGGTTTTAGTGAGACGGATCCCCGGTCTATTTTGGATCCGCGGTTTGTGGTGCCAGAGGAGTGGAGTGGCTCAGGGTTCTTTATTAATCACAATGGTGAAGACGGCTATATTCTGACCAATAGCCATGTTGCGCGAAATTCTGTTCGGCTGCAAATTCGATCGATCTTGACCAGTGATGAGCCTTTTAATGTGGAAGTTCTTGGAATCGTCGAAGATCTTGAGCCTGATGTGGCCTTATTGCGTTTGACCAATTCTGACAAAAAAAGATTTCTTAAATATTCCGGTCTTAAAAGAATTCCCGCTCTTAAATTAGGATTTTCTGTTGATGTTCGCAGAGGCGACGAAGTCAAAACAATTGGCTATCCCTTAGGGGTCGATGAACCCCACTTTTCAGGTGGAGAAATTTCTAATTTTATCGCGGGCAGTGGGGATACCACAGAGCGCATGGTGACGGATGCTGCCATCAATCTTGGAAATAGTGGCGGCCCAGCCTTGGTGCGTGGGGGATGGGTTGTTGGAATCAACACGGCCGTTATTGAGGGGGCCGAAAATTTTGGTTTTATCACGCCGATTCATTTGGCCAAAAATGTCCTCGATGTCTTCTCCAGAAAAAGAAAGGCGGGATTGCCACGGTTGGGCGTGCTGATCCAGAAAAACTCAGCTCCTAACGCCGCCAGTTTGAAGACTGCCAATGCCGAGGGTGTGATTGTTCGTAAAGTACTGGCAGGCAGTCCTGCGGAAGCGATGGGCTTAAAGGCCCGCGATTTAGTCCTGGCAATAAATAATGAAAATCTCGATCGCCATGGGAATATTTTGGCAGTAAGCAAATCCCGCAAAAGGAATATCTACGATATTCTGCACGGAATTGCGGAGGGTAAACCTGTCTCCGTCAAGATCGACCGCGCAGGGAAGATTCTGAGATTTAAAAAGAACCTGTTCTATTGGAATCCAGATGAAATTTCCCAGAAGCCGGTTTTGGTTGATCGGGAATTTATGTCCTTTGGGGGATTGATTTTGCAAGAGGTCTGCGCCGACATTGTCTCTGCGCTTATTTCTTTTGGATATAACAGAGATATCATCTTAAAAGACTTTTATATGGGAGGCTCGAAACTGGTCGTTACCCATGTTAGCTCAGGAAGCTTGGCAGAGGAAATGGGGTTGTACGTTTCTGACTTTGTGGTCGCCGCCCAAAGGGAAAAAGTTCGTGATTTGAAATCCTTCTTTCTTATTTTGCATGATGCAAAAAAGAACAAGCAACGGCATGTCCTCTTGGAGTTTGCTTCAGGGGCCATCGGCAATTTCGAATTCAAACACCTGGCCCCCGATGAGTTATTCGTTCAAAGAATTCAACCCACAGAACTCAAGATTTAA
- a CDS encoding c-type cytochrome: MSFAKAPAPFQPPAEKDLPDNEFGRVVRFGRDVFIDTQKNAKPYIGNALNCVNCHLNAGRLVNSAPLWGAYVLYPAYRKKTNKVDTLASRIQGCFMYSMNGKAPAADSAEITGLVTYMYWLAKGAPTGTVLPGQGYLELKAPPRVPSWEAGQKVYEQNCALCHGANGEGQFAEGKTVFPPLWGSKSFNWGAGMHRINTAAGFIKANMPLGRGGMLTEQQAWDVAYFMNSHERPKDPRQTTSIDDAKKNFHAENCSYGNEVGGHKLGQGD, translated from the coding sequence ATGAGCTTCGCCAAGGCACCAGCACCTTTTCAACCTCCTGCTGAAAAAGATTTGCCTGACAATGAATTCGGCCGGGTGGTTCGCTTTGGACGAGATGTTTTTATAGACACACAAAAAAATGCAAAACCCTATATTGGCAATGCGCTTAATTGTGTGAACTGCCATTTGAATGCGGGACGTCTTGTGAACTCCGCACCCTTATGGGGAGCTTATGTTCTTTATCCTGCCTATCGCAAGAAGACGAATAAAGTCGATACCCTTGCAAGTCGCATTCAAGGTTGCTTTATGTATAGCATGAATGGCAAAGCTCCTGCTGCAGACAGCGCTGAAATCACAGGCCTTGTGACTTATATGTACTGGCTTGCAAAAGGAGCCCCGACGGGAACTGTATTGCCAGGTCAGGGATATTTGGAACTCAAAGCACCACCGCGTGTTCCGTCATGGGAGGCTGGTCAAAAAGTTTACGAACAAAACTGTGCTCTCTGTCATGGCGCCAATGGCGAAGGGCAGTTCGCTGAAGGTAAAACTGTCTTTCCTCCTTTGTGGGGAAGTAAATCCTTCAACTGGGGCGCCGGTATGCATCGGATAAACACCGCTGCAGGATTCATTAAAGCAAATATGCCGCTAGGTCGTGGGGGAATGCTGACGGAACAACAAGCTTGGGATGTTGCCTACTTTATGAATTCCCATGAACGTCCGAAAGACCCTCGGCAAACCACCAGCATCGATGATGCCAAAAAGAACTTTCACGCAGAAAATTGTTCTTATGGAAATGAAGTGGGCGGACATAAACTCGGGCAGGGCGATTGA
- a CDS encoding carboxymuconolactone decarboxylase family protein, translating to MAIDKQPVGKEVKPMGPSVQRPPSKWKAVDEALEEMRNAFGAVPDFVMNMTDESIPGAWAEAKNLYFNPNTALELKLKNLIGLGVSAQIPCELLGYFEQVGSLNNGATPQEQAEAVAMAAMTRHWSTVLNGSQMDKEAFKKEAEQIMSYVKQMMDKSGGKPPAAEAFMVKFSTAAETYKDIEKTLGIIPKFFLNFPEEGISGAWSEFKAVQLNPHTSLTGKQKELIGVAVAAQIPCDYCITFHRLACKLNGATDREIQEAISIASMGRHWSTLFHGMQLNLATFKKDADQMLKKSGERRLTS from the coding sequence GTGGCAATAGACAAGCAACCAGTCGGTAAAGAAGTAAAACCCATGGGTCCATCCGTTCAGCGTCCTCCCTCAAAATGGAAGGCGGTTGATGAGGCTCTCGAAGAAATGCGCAACGCCTTTGGCGCTGTACCTGATTTCGTGATGAATATGACAGATGAAAGTATTCCCGGAGCTTGGGCCGAGGCAAAAAACCTCTATTTCAATCCCAATACTGCTTTAGAATTGAAGCTTAAAAATTTGATCGGTCTTGGTGTCTCCGCGCAGATCCCTTGCGAATTGCTGGGATATTTTGAACAGGTGGGAAGTCTTAATAATGGCGCAACTCCTCAGGAACAAGCAGAGGCGGTTGCTATGGCGGCAATGACACGTCATTGGAGTACAGTTCTTAACGGCTCACAGATGGACAAAGAAGCGTTCAAAAAAGAAGCTGAACAGATTATGTCGTATGTAAAACAGATGATGGATAAATCCGGCGGAAAACCACCTGCAGCAGAGGCCTTTATGGTGAAATTCTCCACTGCCGCAGAAACATACAAAGACATTGAAAAGACTTTAGGCATCATTCCAAAATTTTTCCTGAACTTTCCGGAAGAGGGGATTTCTGGTGCATGGAGTGAATTTAAAGCAGTTCAACTGAATCCGCATACGTCACTGACCGGTAAACAAAAGGAACTGATTGGCGTTGCCGTCGCGGCCCAAATACCTTGTGACTACTGCATTACTTTCCACCGCCTTGCATGTAAATTGAATGGCGCCACAGATCGGGAAATTCAGGAAGCCATCTCAATCGCATCCATGGGCAGACACTGGAGTACGCTGTTCCATGGAATGCAGTTGAATTTAGCAACCTTCAAGAAAGACGCCGATCAGATGCTGAAGAAATCTGGCGAGCGCCGTCTGACATCTTAG
- a CDS encoding methyl-accepting chemotaxis protein: MLASNISLKGKLLLLGGFMSLIPVAVGAFTFFGLGKVTDSYEKVTEGVLPNIEAADQMYLNFRGVRISLRSLALPGVTKEQAENFIKDVESNIAEYEKHNKEYLSGNMKPGEKELYDKVDRAWTSFKAIGGQVIQYHRSGKAEDQAKMLDIFFHDCPETAKVYDEAMTNLVGFQRSSGVQYVKDAQAKTTSIDGAMLMIVGIGVVVGLSTSVVFAISLAKSISVVSSDLATGANHVTQVAEQISQSSQALSAAALQQASSLNETVSTMEELTSMVRVNSENAKQAANLATSTREIAVKGEKEIMTLIGSIQSISADSKKIAEITSVIDDIAFQTNLLALNAAVEAARAGEQGKGFAVVAEAVRNLAQRSAESAKNIASLIGGSVEKIEAGSKQANQGGEVLAEIVNAVKKMADLNGEISTASEEQANGIAQIGKAMNQLDQITQQNASASEEAAASADQLSTQSESLMGNVLTLNKVVSGKESSVRTA, from the coding sequence ATGTTGGCATCAAATATTAGTTTAAAAGGGAAGCTGCTGCTTCTTGGTGGCTTTATGTCACTAATTCCAGTTGCTGTCGGAGCCTTTACCTTTTTTGGGTTAGGCAAAGTGACAGACAGTTATGAAAAAGTGACAGAGGGTGTTCTACCTAATATCGAAGCGGCTGACCAGATGTACTTGAACTTTCGTGGTGTTCGAATCAGTCTGCGCAGTCTGGCTCTACCTGGTGTAACGAAAGAGCAGGCAGAAAATTTCATTAAAGATGTCGAATCAAATATTGCCGAATACGAGAAGCACAATAAGGAATACTTGAGCGGTAATATGAAGCCCGGTGAAAAAGAGCTTTACGATAAAGTGGACAGAGCGTGGACCTCTTTTAAAGCGATCGGCGGCCAGGTGATTCAATACCATCGTTCTGGAAAAGCGGAAGATCAGGCAAAAATGTTGGATATCTTTTTTCATGACTGTCCTGAGACGGCCAAAGTCTACGATGAGGCCATGACTAATCTGGTGGGTTTTCAAAGAAGCAGTGGCGTTCAATATGTTAAAGATGCTCAGGCGAAGACTACCAGTATTGATGGCGCGATGTTGATGATCGTTGGTATAGGGGTTGTGGTGGGTCTTTCGACAAGTGTCGTTTTTGCAATATCACTGGCGAAGTCTATTTCAGTCGTTTCTTCCGATTTAGCGACCGGTGCCAACCATGTCACCCAAGTGGCAGAGCAAATCTCGCAATCTTCACAGGCATTGTCAGCAGCTGCTTTACAACAAGCCTCTTCACTGAATGAAACAGTCTCTACAATGGAAGAACTCACATCAATGGTGCGTGTTAATTCCGAAAATGCGAAGCAGGCGGCTAATTTGGCCACTTCAACCAGAGAGATCGCGGTCAAAGGTGAAAAAGAGATTATGACTTTGATTGGATCAATTCAAAGTATCTCGGCAGATTCTAAAAAGATCGCCGAAATCACCTCAGTCATTGACGACATTGCTTTTCAAACGAATTTGTTGGCATTGAATGCGGCGGTTGAGGCGGCTCGGGCCGGCGAACAAGGCAAAGGATTTGCGGTTGTAGCCGAGGCCGTTCGGAATTTGGCACAAAGAAGTGCAGAATCCGCAAAAAATATCGCCTCTTTGATTGGTGGCAGTGTTGAAAAGATCGAAGCGGGCAGCAAACAGGCAAACCAAGGGGGCGAAGTTCTGGCAGAGATTGTAAATGCTGTCAAAAAAATGGCTGACCTGAATGGTGAGATTTCCACAGCAAGCGAAGAACAAGCCAATGGGATCGCTCAAATCGGTAAAGCCATGAATCAGTTAGACCAAATTACGCAGCAGAATGCCTCAGCATCCGAAGAGGCCGCGGCTTCAGCCGATCAGCTTTCGACACAATCGGAATCTTTGATGGGAAATGTTCTGACCTTAAATAAAGTAGTGTCTGGAAAAGAATCATCAGTACGAACAGCATAG
- a CDS encoding Crp/Fnr family transcriptional regulator, with product MSRHIKVLKGEFLYREGDPASALYLITSGSFKATTILSSTGAELTSPNIFAGHILGELSLFDGRRREHSIRATQDSEVLAIPYESLLSQPEELPAWAEALMKAMIDHLRTVINHLRAHSIHNLQPEQ from the coding sequence ATGAGCAGACATATAAAAGTATTAAAGGGTGAGTTTCTGTACAGAGAAGGAGATCCTGCCTCAGCTCTGTACCTCATTACATCAGGAAGCTTCAAAGCAACGACAATTCTGTCTAGCACCGGCGCTGAATTAACCAGTCCCAATATCTTCGCAGGACATATTCTTGGCGAGCTTTCTCTCTTCGATGGTCGTCGTCGTGAGCACAGCATCAGAGCAACTCAAGATTCGGAAGTCCTGGCTATTCCCTACGAATCCTTGCTATCCCAGCCCGAGGAACTTCCTGCGTGGGCAGAGGCACTAATGAAAGCAATGATTGATCATCTGCGCACCGTGATCAACCACCTGAGGGCCCACTCGATTCACAATTTACAACCTGAGCAATAG
- a CDS encoding 1-phosphofructokinase family hexose kinase, which translates to MKKTVCTITPNPALDLSGTVRNIKPNEKCYVFDEQRAPGGNSINSARILNRLNIPVIASGFLGGSTGDEIHSLLDREKLRNHFIHISDSTRINVTVSNQHDHKQTRLSFPGPTIRRDEKQQLFELVSKNVNISLLVMGGSLPKGFTPKDLLHIMRLAQSRGIEVIIDSPGEILAQVVSGKPLLIKPNLEEFQTLTKSRVTTISSVIKKAKEKLPMVSLVCVSSVEGGAVLITPESSFFGKIPRIKIRSTVGAGDSMVGAMVAQLYQGNTSAEELLKWGLAAAAATLSHPGTSLGRASEMQHFYELIHVERQ; encoded by the coding sequence ATGAAGAAAACTGTTTGCACAATAACTCCCAATCCCGCACTTGATTTGAGCGGAACGGTGCGAAACATCAAGCCGAATGAAAAATGTTATGTCTTCGATGAACAACGAGCCCCAGGTGGAAATTCAATCAACTCGGCTCGCATTCTAAATCGACTGAATATTCCAGTCATTGCATCGGGTTTTTTAGGCGGCAGCACCGGCGATGAAATCCACTCTTTGTTGGATCGTGAAAAATTGCGGAATCACTTTATTCACATTTCCGATTCCACCCGAATTAATGTGACTGTTTCGAATCAGCATGACCATAAACAGACGCGGTTGAGTTTCCCCGGACCGACGATCAGACGAGATGAAAAGCAGCAGCTTTTTGAACTCGTAAGCAAGAATGTCAATATCTCGCTGCTCGTCATGGGGGGCTCCTTGCCTAAGGGATTTACTCCGAAAGACCTGCTTCACATTATGAGGTTGGCCCAAAGCAGAGGTATCGAAGTCATCATCGATTCACCTGGGGAGATCCTGGCGCAGGTTGTTTCCGGCAAGCCCTTATTAATAAAGCCCAACCTCGAGGAGTTTCAAACGTTAACGAAGAGTCGTGTAACCACCATTTCCTCTGTCATTAAGAAAGCGAAGGAGAAGCTTCCTATGGTGTCCCTGGTCTGCGTTTCTTCTGTCGAGGGAGGCGCGGTGTTGATTACTCCAGAGTCTTCATTTTTTGGAAAGATTCCCCGAATTAAAATTCGCTCTACGGTTGGAGCCGGTGATTCAATGGTTGGAGCGATGGTAGCGCAGTTGTATCAGGGTAACACTTCGGCAGAGGAACTTTTAAAATGGGGGCTGGCTGCAGCGGCTGCAACCTTGAGTCATCCGGGAACTTCATTGGGGCGGGCCTCCGAAATGCAGCATTTCTATGAATTGATTCATGTCGAGAGGCAATAG
- a CDS encoding c-type cytochrome, which yields MVGKIILSLFFVSVARAESPDLNLAKEIILKGNKTGALACIACHQENGAGIPSAGFPQLAGLSSAYFSKQIYDFKNMLRINPVMQPIAKGLNESEIKSLAAYFSALAPVANTEKSTAPQLVEEGRLIAEKGLWEKGVPACFACHGPEGRGVGDNFPPIVSQGKTYLIQQFQAWKKGTRKNDPNQLMKTVAMKLTDKEINAVANFLGQVTMEVKK from the coding sequence ATGGTTGGAAAAATCATTTTAAGCCTGTTTTTTGTGTCGGTGGCCCGGGCCGAATCGCCGGATTTGAATCTCGCCAAAGAAATTATTCTTAAAGGAAATAAAACGGGAGCTCTGGCTTGTATCGCCTGTCACCAGGAAAATGGTGCCGGAATTCCCAGTGCCGGATTTCCCCAGCTCGCGGGATTAAGTTCTGCTTATTTTTCCAAGCAGATATATGATTTCAAAAACATGTTACGCATAAATCCGGTCATGCAACCGATCGCGAAAGGCCTTAATGAGAGCGAGATTAAAAGTCTGGCCGCCTATTTCTCGGCCTTAGCTCCTGTCGCCAATACTGAAAAAAGCACGGCTCCTCAGTTGGTCGAGGAAGGGCGTTTGATTGCAGAAAAGGGACTGTGGGAAAAGGGAGTACCTGCCTGTTTTGCCTGTCATGGGCCTGAGGGGCGCGGGGTCGGAGACAATTTTCCTCCGATCGTTTCTCAAGGAAAGACCTACTTGATTCAGCAATTTCAAGCTTGGAAAAAAGGAACCAGAAAGAATGATCCGAACCAATTGATGAAAACAGTTGCCATGAAGTTGACGGATAAAGAAATCAACGCCGTAGCTAATTTTTTGGGACAAGTAACGATGGAGGTTAAAAAATGA
- a CDS encoding zinc-dependent alcohol dehydrogenase family protein, whose product MKALLLHHQAPIEEHPLVLEDWPIPKPQDDEILLKVDFCAICRTDLHIIEGDLALQRTPLIPGHQAIGTVVQLGSKCKSVSVGMTVGVAWLGSTCKTCEYCEAGKENLCVEPRFTGYHFQGGYAEYMTAKEDYVYVLPASTNKAQTTPLLCAGIIGYRALVRSGFSPGKHLGIFGFGSSAHVIAQLAIAQKARLSVVTRSTAHQNLAKDLGAQWVSDSTQGLPDLLDSAILFAPAGDLVPVALESLKRGGTLAVAGIHLSPIPLLDYEKHLFFEKDLRSVTANTRQDGQELLKAAHEVRIHPQTTIYEFEKANEALQDLKHDLILGTAVLKISK is encoded by the coding sequence ATGAAAGCCCTACTTCTTCACCACCAAGCTCCTATTGAAGAGCATCCCCTGGTTCTTGAAGACTGGCCTATCCCCAAACCTCAAGACGATGAGATCCTACTCAAGGTGGACTTCTGCGCTATCTGCCGAACCGACTTGCACATCATTGAAGGTGATCTGGCTTTACAAAGAACGCCGCTGATCCCCGGCCATCAAGCCATCGGAACCGTTGTTCAACTTGGCTCTAAATGCAAAAGTGTCAGTGTCGGTATGACTGTCGGAGTCGCTTGGCTGGGCAGCACCTGTAAAACGTGTGAATACTGTGAAGCCGGGAAAGAGAATCTTTGTGTTGAACCACGATTCACTGGATATCATTTTCAAGGAGGCTACGCCGAGTACATGACGGCGAAGGAAGACTATGTCTACGTCCTGCCTGCTTCAACCAACAAAGCACAAACAACACCCCTTTTGTGCGCAGGTATCATCGGCTATCGCGCCCTCGTCCGAAGCGGCTTTTCACCAGGGAAACATTTAGGTATTTTTGGATTCGGATCTTCAGCTCATGTTATCGCGCAGCTCGCGATCGCTCAAAAGGCACGACTTTCAGTAGTGACCCGATCCACAGCACATCAAAATCTCGCAAAGGATTTAGGAGCCCAATGGGTGAGCGATTCCACTCAAGGCCTGCCTGACCTTCTGGATTCAGCGATTCTTTTCGCGCCCGCTGGCGACCTTGTTCCGGTTGCATTGGAAAGCTTAAAACGCGGAGGCACTTTAGCTGTCGCTGGTATTCACCTCAGTCCTATTCCCCTGCTCGACTATGAGAAACATCTTTTCTTTGAAAAGGATTTGCGATCCGTTACGGCCAACACCCGACAAGACGGACAAGAACTCTTAAAGGCAGCCCACGAGGTCCGCATTCACCCTCAAACAACAATCTATGAGTTCGAAAAAGCGAATGAAGCTCTTCAGGATTTAAAACACGATCTGATTCTGGGCACGGCGGTATTAAAGATTTCAAAATAA
- a CDS encoding MgtC/SapB family protein, with product MDQIIDIMQPYWLGLLIGLIIGMERERSQGSDMQTFGVRTMALIGFLGAFAGSGVSAIYSGLTTLFVLIMIVLGYWRSTKNAGSDFGLTTEVSAFCVFVLGSISVNQPIVACVFGAFILALLAGRVWLHKLTRERISQREADALISLIVFGAGVLPLLPQNPVDPWDMFVPFKLGSIIFALALVQFSSYVLLKVFGERTGIILGGFLAGLVSSTAAFANISQDLSKGSNQSLSSHLCYGLMAIAATTFLSAAILLAGSSGLAHALVWSFISVFATLIALVGVGMFWAQKKTDRQSRQTKDPLNWKSQFAFALVLFVIIALTKVSVKFLGPQALFLVSFISGLFELQGVTFALSETKNFTQELASAMALAYCASVLSKMFLIMTARGAEWKGKLFISGALCLLLVAFVLPFLFVNVISI from the coding sequence GTGGATCAGATCATCGACATCATGCAGCCCTACTGGCTAGGCTTGCTCATTGGACTCATCATCGGCATGGAGCGAGAGCGTTCTCAAGGTTCCGACATGCAAACCTTCGGGGTGCGCACGATGGCCTTGATTGGTTTTCTAGGCGCCTTCGCCGGATCAGGTGTTTCAGCAATCTATTCAGGTCTCACAACTTTGTTCGTTTTAATAATGATTGTCCTGGGATATTGGCGCAGTACTAAAAATGCGGGTTCTGATTTTGGGTTAACAACCGAGGTGTCGGCGTTCTGTGTTTTTGTTCTGGGTTCCATTAGCGTCAATCAACCGATCGTCGCCTGTGTCTTTGGTGCATTCATTTTGGCGCTGCTGGCGGGGCGTGTTTGGCTGCACAAGCTGACTCGTGAAAGAATAAGTCAAAGAGAGGCCGACGCGCTCATCTCCTTGATTGTCTTCGGTGCCGGGGTTCTTCCACTTCTTCCGCAAAACCCAGTGGACCCGTGGGATATGTTTGTGCCTTTCAAATTAGGAAGCATTATCTTTGCCCTCGCGCTGGTGCAGTTCTCATCTTATGTCTTGCTAAAAGTTTTTGGGGAAAGGACAGGAATTATTCTCGGAGGATTCCTGGCCGGTCTTGTTTCCAGCACCGCAGCCTTCGCCAATATCAGTCAAGATCTCAGTAAAGGAAGTAACCAGTCCCTCTCGAGTCATCTTTGTTATGGACTCATGGCAATTGCAGCGACGACCTTTTTGTCGGCGGCCATTCTTTTGGCAGGATCCTCAGGCTTAGCGCATGCCTTGGTATGGAGTTTTATATCTGTTTTTGCCACACTCATTGCATTGGTTGGTGTTGGGATGTTTTGGGCGCAAAAAAAGACGGATCGTCAAAGTCGCCAGACAAAAGATCCTCTGAATTGGAAGAGTCAGTTTGCATTTGCCCTGGTTTTGTTTGTCATAATCGCCCTGACCAAAGTTTCTGTTAAGTTCTTGGGTCCTCAAGCGCTGTTCTTGGTTAGCTTTATAAGTGGACTCTTTGAACTTCAGGGGGTGACATTTGCGCTCAGTGAAACTAAAAATTTCACTCAAGAATTAGCCAGCGCTATGGCTCTTGCTTATTGTGCATCTGTTTTGTCAAAAATGTTTTTGATCATGACGGCAAGAGGTGCGGAGTGGAAAGGGAAGCTTTTCATTTCCGGAGCTTTGTGTCTGCTTCTGGTGGCATTTGTTCTGCCATTTCTGTTCGTGAACGTCATTTCAATCTAG
- a CDS encoding methyl-accepting chemotaxis protein, whose protein sequence is MSKWSLNKKILAGSLVMTFIVGISLGYTAYSINKSVRDELGYQRELISQGVRGQLAQMHDSAPVYEAVVQGALNQLRNLVTSKGAVRLNTAKMVEIVKGEKLPSLEAGDVGLSNNFTATDKIKEEFGSTATIFVKSGSDFVRISTNVVQENGQRAVGTKLAAQGPAYKALVKGESYFGQTQILNKPYFTGYIPIFSENKEVIGAWYSGYKLNSLISTLDFVDKAQILKTGFFALYKAEEGTIRMMSAKVDENLKQENYLKWLEDKNSLEFSLGSWDYVKSIEADGHILVSATYQPDVVAKVISSTVSSTGFLAIVIVALLGFSVLFARKLERTLSRVAAEAENVGGTVATTAGQMTSTGKQLSDGAVQAAASIEESVASLEELVSMVSRNAQSAHSANSLTGAADQLTAKGSEQIKGLMAAMLEIQQSSKKMSEIITVIDDIAFQTNLLSLNASVEAARAGEHGKGFAVVADAVRNLAQKSAESARDISKIISESVEKITEGNKVADSNAKSFREITETIRKLKLIVGEIATASEEQSIGLKQISIAMSQFDQTTQNNASAAEEAAHASQDLSSNAAELTGIVTELKVLIKGAA, encoded by the coding sequence ATGAGCAAGTGGTCATTGAATAAAAAAATTTTAGCGGGCTCCTTAGTGATGACATTTATTGTCGGGATTTCACTTGGCTATACTGCCTACTCCATCAATAAATCGGTTCGCGACGAACTGGGCTACCAGCGCGAGCTGATTTCTCAAGGGGTGCGCGGGCAACTTGCGCAGATGCATGACTCGGCACCGGTTTATGAAGCGGTAGTGCAGGGCGCGCTGAATCAGTTGCGAAATCTCGTTACCAGCAAAGGGGCCGTAAGACTCAATACTGCGAAGATGGTTGAAATCGTAAAGGGTGAAAAACTTCCGAGTCTTGAAGCCGGTGATGTTGGGCTAAGTAACAACTTTACAGCTACAGATAAAATTAAAGAGGAGTTTGGAAGTACTGCGACTATCTTTGTGAAAAGTGGATCTGACTTTGTCAGAATTTCCACCAACGTAGTCCAGGAGAATGGTCAGCGTGCAGTTGGAACCAAATTGGCGGCGCAGGGTCCGGCCTATAAAGCGTTGGTAAAAGGGGAGTCGTATTTTGGACAGACGCAGATTCTTAATAAGCCGTATTTTACCGGATACATCCCGATATTCTCAGAAAACAAGGAGGTCATTGGAGCCTGGTATTCTGGCTACAAATTGAACTCTTTGATCTCCACACTCGACTTCGTAGACAAAGCGCAAATTTTAAAGACGGGTTTCTTTGCCTTATATAAAGCCGAAGAGGGAACCATTCGCATGATGTCCGCCAAGGTGGATGAAAATCTTAAGCAAGAAAACTATCTGAAATGGCTTGAAGACAAAAATAGCCTCGAGTTCTCTTTGGGCAGTTGGGATTATGTGAAGTCGATCGAGGCGGATGGCCATATTCTGGTTTCAGCGACCTATCAGCCCGACGTCGTGGCCAAAGTCATCTCGAGCACGGTCAGTTCCACAGGATTCTTGGCGATTGTGATTGTCGCTCTTTTGGGGTTTTCAGTTTTGTTCGCCAGAAAATTGGAACGCACACTCAGCCGAGTTGCTGCCGAAGCGGAAAATGTTGGGGGGACGGTTGCCACAACGGCCGGGCAAATGACTTCGACTGGAAAGCAACTGTCGGATGGAGCTGTTCAAGCGGCCGCCTCCATTGAAGAATCTGTCGCGTCCCTTGAAGAGTTGGTCAGCATGGTAAGCAGAAATGCTCAAAGTGCACACAGTGCCAATTCGTTGACGGGGGCTGCGGATCAATTGACCGCAAAAGGATCAGAACAGATTAAAGGTTTGATGGCTGCGATGCTGGAAATTCAGCAGTCCTCCAAAAAAATGTCTGAAATTATCACTGTCATTGACGATATTGCCTTTCAAACAAATCTGTTATCGCTGAACGCTTCAGTGGAGGCCGCTCGTGCAGGGGAGCATGGTAAAGGCTTTGCGGTTGTTGCGGATGCTGTTCGCAACCTCGCGCAGAAGAGTGCTGAGTCCGCTCGGGATATTTCAAAAATCATCAGTGAGTCTGTTGAAAAGATCACCGAGGGAAATAAAGTTGCTGATAGTAACGCGAAGTCCTTCCGTGAGATTACCGAGACCATTAGAAAACTAAAGCTCATCGTAGGTGAGATTGCGACTGCGAGTGAGGAGCAAAGTATTGGTCTTAAGCAAATCAGCATAGCGATGAGTCAGTTTGATCAGACCACTCAAAACAATGCTTCTGCGGCTGAAGAGGCGGCACATGCTTCTCAGGATTTATCAAGCAATGCGGCTGAACTCACGGGAATTGTAACAGAGCTGAAGGTTTTGATTAAGGGAGCCGCGTAG